In one Oscillospiraceae bacterium genomic region, the following are encoded:
- a CDS encoding conjugal transfer protein TraE: protein MIKTLQNTLRQDKEQFTVPRSVQDTIPIRRIWPDGIFQFGSKFSKCIRFSDINYAIASKEDKTAMFLNYSELLNALDTGSTTKITINNKRLNRQNFEETILLPPRGDFLDGYRAEYNTMLTDKVTDASNSVVQERYITVSTHKKNVDEAKTFFDRVTNDITSRLNKLDSRSEELDAIERLRILHDFYRVGEETEFHFDLKDGMRKGASYKDAICPDSMEFKKDHFVMGDKFGRVLFLKEYASYIKDSMINELTELNRTLMLSIDVIPVPTDEAVREMQNRLLGVETNVTNWQRRQNSNNNFSAVVPYDLEQQRKETREMLDDLTTRDQRMMFAVVTLVHLADTKEELDSDTETLQSIARKHLCQLSTLNWQQAEGLVTALPLGLRRIDALRTLTTEALAVLMPFKAQEIRHQGGVYYGQNVISKNLILANRWELLNANGFVLGVSGSGKSFTAKREMVGLALAAENGAGGLPDDIIVIDPESEYRPLIEGLGGEVIEVSATSPNHINAMDMEQGYGDGENPVVLKSEFLLSLCEQLMGSGKLSAKEKSIIDRCAAQCYRDYIRSDYKGTVPTLQDFHAELLRQPEPEARDVALAIELFTEGSLNTFAKPTNVDTNSRILCYDIRDLGRQLLPVGMLVVLDSIFNRIIRNRQQGRNTWIYIDEIYLLFQHEYSANFLFTLWKRVRKYRACCTGITQNVDDLLQSHTARTMLANSEFLVMLNQAATDRTELARLLNISDNQLSYITNVDSGRGLIKCGSAIVPFMDNFPKNRLYRLMTTRPSDTDGSHAPGRAA from the coding sequence TTGATTAAAACCCTGCAAAATACATTGAGGCAGGACAAGGAACAATTTACCGTACCAAGATCTGTACAGGACACCATCCCCATCCGCCGCATCTGGCCGGATGGGATTTTTCAGTTTGGGAGTAAGTTCTCCAAGTGCATCCGCTTTTCGGATATCAACTACGCCATCGCCTCCAAAGAGGACAAGACGGCCATGTTCCTGAATTATTCCGAATTGCTCAATGCGCTGGACACTGGCTCCACCACCAAGATCACCATCAACAACAAGCGGCTCAACCGCCAGAACTTTGAGGAAACCATCCTACTTCCGCCCCGTGGGGATTTTCTGGACGGATACCGGGCCGAATACAACACCATGCTCACGGACAAGGTCACCGACGCATCCAACAGCGTGGTGCAGGAGCGGTACATTACCGTCTCCACCCACAAGAAAAATGTGGATGAGGCCAAGACCTTCTTTGACCGTGTTACCAATGACATTACCAGCCGGCTCAACAAATTGGACTCCCGCAGCGAGGAACTGGACGCCATCGAACGTCTGCGGATCCTCCATGACTTCTACCGGGTAGGTGAGGAAACCGAATTTCACTTTGACCTCAAGGACGGCATGCGGAAGGGGGCCTCCTATAAGGACGCCATCTGCCCGGACAGCATGGAGTTCAAGAAGGACCACTTTGTCATGGGTGATAAGTTCGGACGGGTCCTGTTCCTCAAGGAGTACGCCTCCTACATCAAGGACTCCATGATCAATGAGTTGACGGAGCTGAACCGGACGCTCATGCTGTCCATCGACGTGATCCCCGTCCCCACGGACGAGGCGGTGCGGGAGATGCAGAACCGGCTGCTGGGCGTGGAAACCAATGTGACCAACTGGCAGCGCCGGCAGAACAGCAACAACAACTTCTCCGCCGTTGTCCCGTATGACCTTGAACAGCAGCGCAAGGAAACCCGCGAGATGCTGGACGATCTCACTACCCGCGACCAGCGCATGATGTTCGCCGTGGTGACGCTGGTGCATCTGGCAGACACCAAGGAGGAACTGGACAGCGACACGGAAACCCTCCAGTCCATTGCCCGCAAGCACCTGTGCCAGCTCTCCACCCTCAACTGGCAGCAGGCGGAGGGGCTGGTGACGGCGCTACCCTTGGGCCTGCGCCGCATCGATGCCCTCCGCACCCTTACCACCGAGGCGCTGGCTGTCCTCATGCCCTTCAAGGCCCAGGAGATCCGCCATCAGGGCGGCGTGTACTACGGGCAGAATGTCATCAGCAAGAACCTCATCCTCGCCAACCGCTGGGAACTGCTCAACGCCAACGGCTTTGTCCTCGGCGTGTCCGGCTCCGGCAAGTCCTTCACCGCCAAGCGCGAGATGGTGGGGCTGGCCCTGGCAGCGGAGAACGGCGCAGGCGGCCTGCCGGATGACATCATTGTCATCGACCCAGAATCCGAATACCGGCCGCTCATCGAGGGCTTAGGCGGCGAGGTCATCGAGGTGTCTGCCACCTCGCCCAACCACATCAACGCCATGGACATGGAGCAGGGCTACGGCGACGGGGAGAACCCGGTGGTGCTGAAGTCCGAGTTTCTGCTGTCTCTGTGTGAGCAACTTATGGGATCTGGGAAACTCTCCGCAAAAGAGAAGTCCATCATCGACCGCTGTGCCGCTCAGTGCTACCGGGACTACATCCGCAGTGATTATAAGGGCACTGTACCTACCCTGCAGGACTTCCACGCCGAACTGCTCCGCCAGCCGGAGCCGGAAGCGCGGGATGTGGCGCTGGCTATTGAACTGTTCACCGAGGGCAGCCTGAACACCTTCGCCAAACCCACCAATGTGGACACCAATTCCCGCATCCTCTGTTATGACATCCGGGATCTGGGCCGCCAGCTCCTGCCCGTGGGCATGCTGGTGGTGCTGGACAGCATCTTCAACCGCATCATCCGCAACCGCCAGCAGGGGCGGAATACCTGGATCTACATCGACGAAATTTACCTGCTGTTTCAGCACGAGTACAGCGCAAACTTCCTGTTCACCCTCTGGAAACGTGTCCGTAAGTATCGGGCCTGCTGCACCGGCATCACACAGAATGTGGACGACCTGCTCCAGTCCCACACCGCCCGGACCATGCTGGCCAACAGCGAGTTCCTCGTCATGCTCAACCAGGCGGCGACGGACCGGACGGAGCTGGCCAGGCTGCTGAACATCTCGGACAACCAGCTCTCCTACATCACCAATGTGGACTCCGGCCGCGGCCTCATCAAGTGCGGCAGTGCCATCGTGCCCTTTATGGACAACTTCCCCAAAAACCGGCTGTACCGCCTGATGACCACCAGGCCCTCCGACACGGACGGCAGCCATGCGCCGGGGCGGGCCGCGTAA
- a CDS encoding septum site-determining protein MinC — protein sequence MNNRKAPCLCMDHLTFTYPEQPSPALRDFSLTIRQGEFVVLCGPSGCGKSTLLRQLKRALAPHGKRGGTILFEGKLLGELDQRTESQRIGFVQQSPENQVVTDKVWHELAFGLESLGYDTPTIRRRVAEMASFFGIQTWFYKNVTELSGGQKQLLNLASIMAMQPSVLILDEPTSQLDPIAASDFLATLGKINRELGTTILLTEHRLEEAFPLATTVAVMDRGALLCTGTPQEVGEQLRQSGHTMFLAMPTPMRIWAAVNDSAPCPVTVREGREWLASFAGRKEIEPLRPEPQLPKGGDVVLRGRELWFKYDKDLPDVVKGLSLSLRKGEFLALLGGNGTGKTTSLKLLSGLRKPYRGELEISGSVGMLPQNPQTLFVKKTVREDLYEILKGRKLSKERQDQRVAHVTALCRLEELLDRHPYDLSGGEQQRAALAKVLLLNPEILLLDEPTKGLDAEFKQVFAEILQILLRRGTAVLMVSHDIEFCARYAHRCALFFDGGIVTEGTPRNFFSGNSFYTTAANRMARQLLPRAVTVEDVIAACGGQVPPAPALPEDIPLLPEPEEASADYKPKPLPWWRKLGAVLTGGVALLLFLQFMNVTDLTALVGMEGMTELASDQLALYAFFIAALFLFAACITRRSHRPDYLVQTPREKRKLSRRTLFATALILLLIPLTLYVGVFYLDNKKYYFISLMVLLECMAPFFLIFEGRKPKARELVIIAVLCAIAIAGRAALFMLPQFKPVIAMTIISGVAFGGETGFLVGAMTMLASNVMFSQGPWTPWQMFAVGIIGFFAGVLFRKGWLRRSRGALCVFGALSAILIYGGIMNPASALMWAPELNWKVILTYYVTGFPFDCIQAAATWLFLWFAAEPMLEKLDRIKVKYGLVE from the coding sequence TTGAATAACCGGAAAGCGCCCTGCCTGTGCATGGACCATCTGACCTTTACCTACCCGGAACAGCCATCCCCCGCCCTCCGTGATTTCTCTCTGACCATCCGGCAGGGTGAATTTGTGGTGCTCTGCGGCCCATCGGGCTGCGGGAAGAGCACCCTCCTGCGGCAGCTGAAGCGGGCCCTGGCGCCCCACGGGAAGCGCGGCGGGACCATCCTCTTTGAGGGCAAGCTGCTGGGGGAACTGGACCAGCGGACGGAGAGCCAGCGCATCGGCTTTGTCCAGCAGAGCCCGGAAAACCAGGTGGTCACCGACAAGGTGTGGCACGAGCTGGCCTTTGGGCTGGAGAGCTTGGGGTACGACACGCCCACCATCCGCCGCCGGGTGGCGGAGATGGCCTCCTTCTTCGGCATCCAGACCTGGTTTTATAAAAACGTCACGGAGCTCTCCGGCGGACAGAAGCAGCTTTTGAATCTGGCCTCCATTATGGCCATGCAGCCCTCCGTCCTCATCCTGGACGAACCCACCAGCCAGCTGGACCCCATTGCCGCAAGTGACTTTCTGGCCACGCTGGGGAAGATCAACCGGGAGCTGGGCACCACCATCCTCCTCACCGAGCACCGGCTGGAGGAGGCGTTCCCGCTGGCGACCACAGTAGCGGTGATGGACCGGGGGGCGCTCCTCTGTACCGGGACGCCCCAAGAGGTGGGCGAGCAGCTACGGCAGAGCGGACATACCATGTTCCTGGCCATGCCCACCCCCATGCGGATCTGGGCAGCCGTGAACGACAGCGCCCCCTGCCCGGTCACCGTCCGGGAGGGCCGGGAGTGGCTGGCCAGTTTCGCAGGCCGGAAGGAAATCGAACCGCTGCGCCCGGAACCACAGCTTCCAAAGGGCGGCGATGTGGTGCTGCGGGGGCGCGAGCTGTGGTTCAAGTATGACAAGGACCTGCCGGATGTGGTCAAGGGCCTCTCCCTGTCCCTGCGGAAGGGGGAATTCCTCGCTTTGCTGGGGGGCAACGGCACCGGGAAGACCACCAGCCTCAAGCTGCTCTCCGGCCTGCGGAAGCCCTATCGGGGGGAGCTGGAAATCTCCGGCTCCGTGGGGATGCTGCCCCAGAACCCCCAGACCCTGTTCGTCAAAAAGACGGTGCGGGAGGACCTGTATGAGATCCTCAAGGGCAGGAAACTCTCCAAAGAGCGGCAGGACCAGCGCGTAGCCCATGTGACGGCCCTGTGCCGGCTGGAGGAGCTGCTGGACCGGCACCCCTACGACCTCTCCGGTGGGGAGCAGCAGCGGGCCGCCCTGGCCAAGGTGCTGTTGCTGAATCCGGAAATTTTGCTCCTGGACGAGCCCACCAAAGGGCTGGATGCGGAATTCAAGCAGGTGTTCGCGGAGATCCTGCAGATCCTGCTCCGCCGCGGCACAGCAGTGCTGATGGTCAGCCACGACATTGAGTTCTGCGCCCGGTATGCCCACCGCTGCGCCCTTTTCTTCGACGGTGGCATCGTCACCGAGGGGACGCCGCGGAACTTCTTCTCCGGCAACAGCTTCTACACCACCGCCGCAAACCGCATGGCCCGACAGCTGCTGCCCCGGGCGGTGACGGTGGAGGATGTGATCGCCGCCTGCGGCGGACAGGTGCCTCCCGCCCCGGCCTTGCCGGAAGATATTCCGCTGCTGCCGGAACCGGAGGAAGCCAGCGCAGACTACAAGCCCAAACCGCTGCCCTGGTGGCGCAAGCTGGGGGCCGTCCTCACCGGCGGCGTCGCTCTGCTCTTGTTTTTGCAGTTCATGAACGTCACCGACCTGACGGCGCTGGTGGGCATGGAGGGCATGACCGAGCTGGCGTCGGACCAGCTGGCGCTGTACGCGTTCTTTATCGCCGCGCTGTTCCTCTTTGCCGCCTGCATCACCCGCAGGTCCCACCGGCCGGATTATCTTGTGCAGACCCCGCGTGAAAAGCGGAAGCTGTCCCGCCGCACCCTTTTTGCCACGGCCCTGATTCTGCTGCTGATCCCCCTGACCCTGTATGTGGGCGTGTTCTATCTGGATAACAAAAAGTACTATTTTATCTCTCTGATGGTGCTTTTGGAGTGTATGGCCCCCTTCTTCCTGATTTTCGAGGGGCGCAAGCCCAAGGCCAGGGAGCTTGTGATCATCGCCGTGCTCTGCGCCATCGCCATTGCCGGACGGGCCGCACTCTTTATGCTGCCACAGTTCAAGCCAGTTATTGCCATGACGATAATATCCGGCGTGGCATTCGGCGGGGAGACAGGCTTTTTGGTGGGTGCCATGACCATGCTGGCCTCCAATGTGATGTTCTCCCAGGGACCATGGACGCCCTGGCAGATGTTCGCTGTGGGCATCATCGGATTTTTTGCCGGCGTCCTGTTCCGAAAGGGGTGGCTGCGGCGCAGCCGGGGGGCGCTGTGCGTCTTTGGGGCGCTGTCCGCCATCCTCATCTACGGTGGGATTATGAACCCGGCGTCGGCGCTGATGTGGGCGCCCGAGCTCAACTGGAAGGTGATTCTTACCTACTACGTCACCGGCTTCCCCTTTGACTGCATCCAGGCCGCCGCCACATGGTTGTTTTTGTGGTTTGCCGCCGAGCCCATGCTGGAGAAGCTGGACCGCATCAAGGTCAAGTACGGGCTGGTGGAGTAG
- a CDS encoding cobalt transporter → MPNRDAFSSYHPVINFMYFALVLVFSMFFMHPVSLLISLAGAIAYHLYLNGRKALRFQLLFLLPMALMAALINPAFNHEGATLLAYLPSGNPLTLESIAYGFAAAAMLAAVVLWFSCYTAVMTSDKFVYLFGRVIPALSLVLSMTLRFVPKFKAQIQVVSEAQRCVGRDVSNGSVLQRLRNGITILSIMVTWALENAIETADSMKSRGYGLPGRTAFSIYRFDSRDKAALAWLLFCGFFILCGWMAGGLSYRYYPTMKGAALTPMTISFQLVYLALCLTPVLVDRWADWSWRKLEKAEGQTCARA, encoded by the coding sequence ATGCCGAACAGAGACGCCTTTTCCAGCTATCACCCTGTCATCAATTTTATGTATTTCGCGCTGGTGCTGGTGTTCAGTATGTTCTTCATGCACCCTGTCAGCCTGCTCATCTCCCTCGCCGGCGCCATCGCCTACCATCTCTACCTGAACGGTCGGAAGGCCCTGCGGTTCCAGCTGCTGTTCCTGCTGCCCATGGCCCTGATGGCCGCCCTCATCAACCCGGCCTTCAACCACGAGGGGGCGACGCTGCTGGCCTACCTGCCCTCCGGCAACCCCCTGACCCTGGAGAGCATCGCCTACGGATTTGCAGCGGCCGCCATGCTGGCTGCCGTGGTCCTGTGGTTCTCCTGCTATACGGCGGTGATGACCTCAGACAAGTTTGTCTATCTCTTTGGCCGGGTCATCCCGGCCCTCAGCCTGGTGCTGAGCATGACGCTGCGGTTCGTGCCCAAGTTTAAGGCGCAGATCCAGGTGGTCAGCGAGGCCCAGCGCTGCGTGGGGCGGGACGTGTCCAACGGCAGCGTGCTCCAGCGGCTGCGAAACGGCATCACCATCCTCTCCATCATGGTGACCTGGGCCTTGGAGAACGCCATTGAAACGGCGGACAGCATGAAGAGCCGGGGCTACGGGCTGCCGGGCCGCACCGCCTTCTCCATCTACCGCTTCGACAGCCGGGACAAAGCGGCCCTGGCCTGGCTCCTTTTCTGCGGCTTCTTTATCCTCTGCGGCTGGATGGCCGGCGGACTCTCCTATCGGTATTACCCCACCATGAAGGGCGCGGCGCTCACGCCCATGACCATCAGTTTCCAGCTGGTCTATCTGGCCCTGTGCCTGACGCCGGTCCTCGTGGACCGCTGGGCGGACTGGTCCTGGCGGAAGCTGGAGAAAGCGGAGGGACAGACGTGCGCCAGAGCATGA
- a CDS encoding integrase, which produces MAQIKYIKDLYENEEASLREICRITGHSFETVRKYAYQENWSEDNLPDIEPQSYPVLQDFIPIIDKWLEEDRKAPRKQRHTVMRIYHRLCDEHGFTGCYSTVKKYVRKKKYVMKTLSAGYLPLEHPKGWGQVDFGLAEGEWAATGERFPFYALTISFPGSNNGVTQAFPSQNQECLLEGMKRIFEHIGGVPPRLRFDNMTTAVAQVLKDGERVLTDGFTRFMLHYRFQADFCNPASGNEKGNVENKVGYSRRNAFVPVPVITSFEEFNEQLLEWCEKDADRLHYKHKVPIRELWEEDKAALLELPQYPFSVFRYTTLTVSKTGFATIETNKYGLSPMLAGEKVQAKIFYDHVEFYHDHRPVGRFPRSYKTNDEVYDWTQYMSTLCKKPGAIEHTRFFHQMPQRWQDYLASTKGKERKSALQLLSEIVADGNSEFCDDALEMAAANGRADVDSLRQCYYMIAKKEYRPDPLKLSGAPLLNYNPNLSAYDGLMGGEAHG; this is translated from the coding sequence ATGGCTCAAATCAAGTATATCAAAGACCTCTACGAAAATGAAGAGGCAAGTTTGCGGGAAATATGCCGCATAACCGGCCACAGCTTTGAGACTGTCCGCAAGTACGCCTACCAGGAAAACTGGAGCGAGGACAATCTGCCGGATATTGAGCCACAGAGCTATCCGGTGCTGCAAGACTTCATCCCCATCATTGATAAATGGCTGGAGGAGGACCGAAAGGCCCCCAGGAAACAGCGCCATACAGTAATGCGGATTTACCACCGCCTGTGTGATGAGCATGGGTTTACTGGCTGCTATTCCACCGTGAAGAAGTATGTCCGCAAGAAAAAATATGTCATGAAAACTCTGAGTGCCGGTTATCTCCCTCTGGAGCACCCCAAAGGCTGGGGACAGGTGGACTTTGGCCTTGCGGAAGGCGAATGGGCCGCTACCGGAGAACGCTTTCCGTTCTATGCGCTGACGATCTCATTCCCCGGCTCTAACAACGGAGTAACGCAAGCGTTCCCGTCTCAAAACCAAGAGTGCCTGCTGGAAGGCATGAAGCGGATTTTTGAGCACATTGGCGGCGTCCCTCCCAGGCTGCGGTTTGACAACATGACCACGGCGGTTGCTCAGGTACTAAAAGATGGTGAGCGTGTCCTTACGGACGGCTTTACCCGCTTTATGCTCCACTACCGTTTCCAAGCTGATTTTTGCAATCCGGCTTCCGGCAACGAAAAAGGCAATGTAGAGAACAAGGTTGGTTACAGCCGCCGCAATGCGTTTGTCCCGGTCCCAGTCATTACCTCGTTTGAGGAATTTAATGAACAGCTCTTGGAGTGGTGCGAAAAGGACGCTGACCGGCTCCACTACAAGCACAAGGTTCCCATCCGGGAACTTTGGGAAGAGGACAAGGCGGCACTTTTAGAGCTGCCGCAGTATCCCTTCTCTGTGTTCCGCTACACGACGCTTACCGTGAGTAAAACAGGCTTCGCAACGATTGAGACGAATAAATACGGGCTATCTCCCATGCTGGCCGGCGAAAAAGTACAGGCCAAAATCTTCTATGACCATGTAGAGTTTTACCACGACCACAGACCGGTTGGACGCTTTCCCAGAAGCTACAAGACCAATGATGAGGTCTACGACTGGACGCAGTATATGTCCACCCTCTGCAAAAAGCCAGGAGCGATTGAGCATACCCGTTTCTTCCACCAAATGCCGCAACGGTGGCAGGATTATCTTGCTTCCACCAAGGGAAAAGAGCGGAAGAGCGCCCTGCAACTTCTCAGCGAAATCGTTGCTGACGGAAACTCTGAGTTCTGTGATGATGCTCTGGAAATGGCAGCCGCCAATGGCCGGGCCGATGTGGACAGCCTGCGGCAGTGTTATTACATGATTGCCAAGAAGGAGTACCGCCCAGATCCGCTTAAACTCTCCGGAGCCCCATTGCTGAACTACAATCCAAACCTCTCAGCCTATGATGGCCTGATGGGAGGTGAGGCTCATGGCTGA
- a CDS encoding hypothetical protein (possible pseudo due to internal stop codon) — MTDLQFLAPKENLIFMGSVGTGKTHLATAIALKACQEGRRVRFFTAAELANILLEKNTKGTLNNYLGTLKKVELVVIDEIGFVPLHKDAAELLFQVISDCYERKSLIITSNLEFSQWNTVFGDNRLTAALVDRLIHHSHIVIFSGESYRLTQSLNRQRAYT, encoded by the coding sequence ATGACCGACCTCCAGTTCCTTGCCCCAAAAGAAAACCTGATTTTTATGGGGAGCGTTGGGACGGGAAAGACCCATCTGGCTACGGCTATTGCTTTGAAAGCCTGCCAGGAGGGGCGGCGTGTCCGCTTCTTTACTGCGGCGGAGTTGGCAAACATCCTGCTGGAGAAGAACACCAAGGGGACCTTGAACAACTACCTGGGTACGCTGAAAAAGGTAGAGCTTGTTGTGATTGACGAGATTGGTTTCGTCCCTCTGCACAAGGATGCCGCTGAACTGCTGTTCCAAGTGATTTCCGATTGCTACGAGCGCAAGAGCCTGATTATTACTTCAAACCTGGAGTTCTCTCAGTGGAACACTGTCTTTGGGGACAACCGCCTGACTGCGGCGCTCGTTGACCGGCTTATCCACCACAGCCATATTGTGATTTTCTCTGGGGAAAGCTACCGGCTTACCCAGTCCCTAAACCGCCAGAGAGCATACACTTAG
- a CDS encoding endonuclease: MRQSMNLPLCERTREEYGGWDGLRRACAALGLDGVEGIWSGGDIPADFPKDLLAGYHLTFFPDWLDFYREDRKRLLYKFGSMDAVAWYYGGRTPETLVDLYRADLRRAAALDAAYVVFHVTDVSVEENYTYRWLHTNEEIIDAAAELINLLLGDAEWPFAFLVENQWWPGFTLTEPENTSCLLEGIRYPRKGILLDTGHLMNAERSIATQRDGVRFILEMLDRHGPLCRYIQGMHLHQSISGAYVRRHCGALPIDFPKDLPGQYRACYAHIQNIDRHEPWTDPAVREIVDRVQPAYLTHELAAPDRQAKLRAIRQQLDTIERGGERLE, encoded by the coding sequence GTGCGCCAGAGCATGAACCTGCCGCTGTGCGAGCGGACAAGAGAAGAGTACGGCGGCTGGGACGGCCTGCGGCGGGCCTGCGCCGCTCTGGGGCTGGACGGCGTGGAAGGCATCTGGAGCGGCGGGGACATCCCGGCGGATTTCCCGAAGGACCTGCTGGCGGGCTATCACCTGACTTTCTTCCCGGACTGGCTGGACTTCTACCGGGAGGACCGAAAACGGCTGCTATATAAGTTCGGCAGCATGGACGCCGTGGCGTGGTACTACGGCGGGCGGACGCCGGAAACGCTTGTGGACCTGTACCGGGCGGACCTCCGGCGGGCCGCCGCACTGGACGCCGCCTATGTGGTGTTCCATGTCACCGATGTATCCGTGGAGGAGAATTACACCTACCGCTGGCTCCACACCAACGAGGAGATCATCGACGCCGCGGCAGAGCTCATCAATCTCCTGCTGGGAGACGCCGAGTGGCCCTTTGCTTTTCTGGTGGAAAACCAGTGGTGGCCGGGATTTACGCTGACGGAGCCGGAGAACACCTCCTGCCTGCTGGAGGGCATCCGGTATCCCCGCAAGGGCATTCTGCTGGATACCGGCCACCTGATGAACGCGGAGCGCTCCATTGCCACGCAGCGGGACGGGGTACGGTTTATCCTGGAAATGCTGGACCGCCACGGGCCGCTGTGCCGGTATATTCAGGGGATGCACCTCCACCAGAGCATCAGCGGCGCATATGTCCGCCGGCACTGCGGCGCGCTGCCGATAGACTTCCCGAAGGATCTGCCGGGGCAGTACCGCGCCTGCTATGCCCATATCCAGAACATAGACCGGCACGAGCCGTGGACGGATCCGGCGGTGCGGGAGATTGTTGACCGGGTCCAGCCGGCGTATCTCACCCACGAGCTGGCGGCGCCGGACCGGCAGGCAAAGCTGCGGGCGATCCGTCAGCAGCTTGATACGATTGAGAGAGGAGGCGAGCGTCTTGAATAA
- a CDS encoding cobalt transporter, producing the protein MVTDAYSVREGLGEAAAFYRSHPLLNFSYFAIVIGVTMFAMHPVFLLSSFFMAWCYSILLRGIKAIRFNCLVLIPAILLMTLFNTLNVHNGVTVLFYLNDNRITLEAIIYGLASAIMLTSVIIWFSCFSVIVTADKFIYLFGRAAPVLALTLSMIMRYIPLLQHRFREVAAAQRCMGRGLKGSSWIKRIRQFGKEVSILIAWSLEASIESADSMEARGYGLRGRSSFHLFRFAGGEKVLLAAILLLGGAVVAACAAGSMSIYYYPAILLPRFTVLQWISLAAYLGLMSIPMVLDMRGIHEWKLSHAAM; encoded by the coding sequence ATGGTGACAGATGCGTATTCTGTACGGGAGGGACTGGGAGAGGCTGCGGCATTTTACCGCAGCCATCCTCTGCTGAATTTCTCCTATTTTGCCATTGTTATTGGCGTTACCATGTTTGCCATGCACCCGGTTTTTCTATTGTCGTCTTTTTTTATGGCATGGTGCTATTCTATCCTGTTAAGGGGCATAAAGGCAATTCGATTTAACTGCTTAGTTTTAATTCCTGCAATCTTGCTGATGACGTTGTTTAATACGCTAAACGTTCACAACGGTGTGACGGTGCTGTTTTACCTCAATGACAACCGCATTACGCTGGAAGCGATTATATATGGTCTTGCTTCTGCAATCATGCTTACCAGTGTCATAATTTGGTTCAGCTGCTTCAGTGTCATAGTCACGGCAGACAAATTTATTTATTTATTTGGCCGCGCTGCACCGGTTTTGGCGTTGACGCTCTCCATGATTATGCGTTATATTCCGCTGCTGCAGCACCGATTTCGAGAGGTGGCCGCAGCGCAGCGATGCATGGGAAGGGGACTCAAGGGTTCCTCTTGGATTAAACGCATCCGGCAGTTTGGGAAAGAAGTATCCATTTTGATTGCGTGGTCACTGGAGGCATCCATTGAAAGTGCTGATTCGATGGAGGCGCGTGGATACGGCCTCCGTGGCCGCAGCAGTTTTCATCTGTTTCGCTTTGCCGGCGGTGAGAAAGTATTGCTGGCAGCCATCCTGCTTTTGGGCGGGGCGGTTGTGGCAGCCTGTGCAGCAGGAAGTATGTCAATCTACTATTATCCAGCCATTCTTCTGCCGCGCTTTACGGTTTTACAGTGGATCAGTCTGGCAGCGTATCTGGGATTGATGTCCATTCCCATGGTGCTGGATATGAGAGGAATACACGAATGGAAATTATCTCATGCAGCCATGTGA